The following proteins are co-located in the Eptesicus fuscus isolate TK198812 chromosome 9, DD_ASM_mEF_20220401, whole genome shotgun sequence genome:
- the LOC103290156 gene encoding LOW QUALITY PROTEIN: NEDD8 (The sequence of the model RefSeq protein was modified relative to this genomic sequence to represent the inferred CDS: deleted 3 bases in 2 codons): MLIKVKTLSRKEIDIDIESTDKAERIKEHVEEKEGTPPPPQQQWLICSGKQMDDEKTPSADYKVLGGSVFNLVLALRGGGGFRQ, translated from the exons ATGCTAATTAAAGTGAAGACGCTGAGCAGAAAGGAGATTGACATTGACATTGAATCCACAGATAAGGCAGAACGAATCAAAGAacatgtggaagagaaagagggaacc cccccacccccacagcagcaGTGGCTCATCTGCAGTGGTAAACAGATGGATGATGAGAAGACT CCCTCAGCTGATTATAAAGTCCTAGGTGGTTCAGTCTTCAACCTGGTGTTGGCTCTAAGAGGAGGAGGTGGTTTTAGGCAGTGA